A DNA window from Mya arenaria isolate MELC-2E11 chromosome 17, ASM2691426v1 contains the following coding sequences:
- the LOC128223238 gene encoding uncharacterized protein LOC128223238 — MSKKLSFATEYKDSLDSVAKKRYEQKITIVGGVDPYATDLVWSKDVACLPSVTHIDIVHYLLFTPSPYTKEDLKAWKSLDAVNQLCSGWVQERSSYKTNNHVIVTAKVLHSQRLREKPLRPWVIVKPDGVVEGAHCNCMAGLGEACTHIAALLFSISAAVQIRDSQTCTQSAAYWKIIPASVKTIRYKTVSNINFTSAKTAKKHFDDNLQCMNNGEIPVTNTPSVRKVKTPRASEADFMSFCQKLSVLKSKPAVLSVIEPYAADYVPTCEKRDFPSILSELKDPDMIGEPLCTVQSKCKNIRVSCSKEQSENVEVETRLQSKSKLWNQFRAGRITASNMRSVVFTDPDKPSKSLVKKICYPETQCFQTEAMKWGTVNERVALKQFVEYTSPKHENLLVRESGFIISEDLPCIGASPDGITACDCCGNACIEIKCPFNARNDKIDENTCDFLVLKNDQLHLSENHKYYYQIQTQLGVCKQEMCFFVVWTLCDLFIKEVKFNPIVWEDICSKSKGFFECAVLPELVGKVFTSLPVPAKQPVLNTTDNVKQPVLKAIENVQCSDTQMKPVLLSDSEERYCYCDQVESGKMIACDNNDCSIVWFHFTCLKLENSPRGKWYCPDCRKLPAFKRLRKK, encoded by the exons ATGTCTAAGAAACTTTCATTTGCTACGGAGTATAAAGATAGCCTGGATAGTGTTGCCAAAAAGCGCTACGAGCAGAAGATAACCATAGTGGGTGGGGTAGACCCTTACGCAACTGATTTGGTTTGGTCAAAAGATGTGGCGTGCCTACCCTCAGTTACGCATATAGACATCGTTCACTATTTACTCTTTACCCCTAGTCCATACACGAAAGAAGATTTGAAAGCTTGGAAATCACTTGATGCTGTAAACCAACTCTGCAGTGGATGGGTGCAAGAGAGATCAAGTTACAAGACAAACAACCATGTCATAGTCACTGCAAAG GTATTACATTCACAACGACTTAGAGAGAAGCCACTTAGACCCTGGGTCATAGTGAAACCAGATGGTGTTGTGGAGGGGGCCCACTGTAATTGTATGGCTGGTCTTGGAGAAGCATGCACCCACATAGCAGCTCTTCTGTTTTCAATATCTGCAGCTGTGCAAATAAGAGATTCGCAAACGTGTACCCAGTCCGCAGCATATTGGAAGATTATACCAGCATCAGTGAAGACCATAAGGTATAAAACTGTAAGCAACATAAACTTTACCTCAGCAAAAACtgccaaaaaacattttgatgatAATTTGCAGTGCATGAATAATGGAGAAATCCCAGTTACAAACACCCCTTCAGTAAGAAAAGTTAAAACACCTAGAGCATCAGAGGCAGATTTCATGTCATTCTGTCAAAAACTGTCAGTGTTAAAATCTAAACCAGCCGTACTATCAGTCATAGAGCCGTATGCTGCAGATTATGTTCCAACATGTGAGAAACGAGACTTTCCTTCAATACTTAGTGAACTGAAAGATCCGGATATGATTGGTGAGCCATTGTGCACAGTACAAtctaaatgtaaaaacataagGGTTTCATGCAGCAAAGAACAATCCGAAAATGTTGAGGTTGAAACTCGGCTGCAGTCAAAATCAAAGCTATGGAACCAGTTCCGAGCTGGTAGAATCACAGCATCAAACATGCGAAGTGTGGTTTTTACAGACCCTGACAAGCCATCGAAATCTCTTGTAAAGAAAATATGCTATCCAGAGACCCAGTGTTTCCAGACTGAAGCCATGAAGTGGGGAACAGTGAATGAAAGAGTGGCTCTAAAGCAGTTTGTGGAGTATACCAGCCCAAAGCATGAAAACCTGCTAGTGAGAGAAAGTGGATTTATTATTTCTGAAGATCTACCCTGCATTGGTGCTTCACCTGATGGTATAACTGCCTGTGACTGTTGTGGCAATGcatgtattgaaattaaatgcccctttaatgctagaaatgataaaattgatGAGAACACATGTgatttcttagttttaaaaaatgatcaaCTCCATTTAAGTGAAAATCACAAGTACTATTACCAGATACAAACTCAATTAGGTGTATGTAAACAGGAAATGTGCTTCTTTGTTGTTTGGACattatgtgatttatttattaaagaagtGAAATTCAATCCAATTGTTTGGGAAGACATATGCAGCAAGTCAAAAGGTTTCTTTGAGTGTGCGGTTTTGCCAGAATTAGTTGGTAAAGTATTCACAAGCTTGCCAGTGCCAGCCAAACAGCCGGTATTGAATACTACTGATAATGTCAAGCAACCGGTATTAAAAGCAATAGAAAATGTTCAGTGTTCTGATACCCAAATGAAACCTGTCTTACTATCAGACTCCGAGGAAAGATATTGTTATTGCGACCAGGTTGAATCTGGTAAAATGATAGCATGTGACAATAACGATTGTTCAATTGTTTGGTTCCACTTTACTTGTCTTAAGTTGGAAAATTCCCCAAGAGGAAAGTGGTACTGCCCAGACTGTAGAAAGTTACCTGCATTCAAAAGACTCAGAAAGAAATGA
- the LOC128223239 gene encoding uncharacterized protein LOC128223239 yields MAVITEKIVKKTCSKKADLHDRLNPDWAPSIGLRGAQILAVPEETPSVSRYNRIKNRTQRRLYSEEIRGDEIDSVIEDFDDVNVNSKFVSTGVQTDITFSFINGMECEINSLRSELESIKKQQTVLFNEEFFVEDDDKVKQLTGINTYAVLMVVFEYLANFLPCSESLSKFEIFIMTLMRLRLNLSSMFIAYLFQVSPSTHYDTHEIEIESFIYVHSVFIPSVTIDCVKTFL; encoded by the exons atgGCTGTAATCACAGAAAAGATCGTGAAAAAGACCTGCA GCAAGAAAGCAGATCTGCATGACAGACTAAATCCCGACTGGGCACCAAGCATAGGTCTTCGTGGAGCACAGATCCTCGCAGTACCTGAAGAAACTCCAAGTGTAAGCCGCTATAACAGAATCAAGAATCGGACTCAGCGCAGGTTGTATTCAGAAGAGATACGTGGAGATGAAATTGACAGTGTGATAGAAGACTTCGATGATGTGAATGTCAACAGCAAGTTTGTGAGTACAGGTGTGCAGACAGACATTACATTTAGTTTTATCAATGGGATGGAATGTGAAATAAATAGTCTTCGTTCTGAActtgaaagcattaaaaagcAACAAACAGTGCTGTTCAACGAAGAATTCTTTGTGGAGGATGATGATAAAGTGAAACAACTGACTGGTATAAACACATATGCTGTGTTGATGGTAGTATTTGAGTATCTTGCTAACTTTTTACCATGCAGCGAGTCACtttcaaagtttgaaattttcattatgacaCTCATGAGATTGAGATTGAATCTTTCATCTATGTTCATAGcgtatttattccaagtgtcaccATCGACTCATTATGACACTCATGAGATTGAGATTGAATCTTTCATCTATGTTCATAGcgtatttattccaagtgtcaccATCGACTGTGTCAAGACTTTTCTCTAG